The following are encoded in a window of Algiphilus aromaticivorans DG1253 genomic DNA:
- a CDS encoding succinylglutamate desuccinylase/aspartoacylase family protein, whose product MAGKRADDFLIEDQRVPAGTRRQVALQLGTLYTSAPVTLPVHVVHGRRPGPVLFVSAALHGDEINGIEIIRRVLELPALKQMAGTLLAVPVVNVLGFLQRTRYLPDRRDLNRSFPGSASGSLAARMANRFITEVVDRADAGIDLHTGALQRPNLPQIRADLSNERTATLAKAFGAPLLLDSAPAAGTLREYTTAQHKPVLLYEAGEALRFDEVAIRLGVRGVMNVLREMRMLRAHARRALPVQPVVAHSSSWVRAPVSGVLRAQTDLGRAVAEGERIGWIGDPVGGVDTPVLAHSDGIVIGRVSLPLCYEGDALFHIARLEYPKAAESAVTLARRLAAAMPGARARFD is encoded by the coding sequence GTGGCTGGCAAGCGCGCCGACGACTTCCTGATCGAGGACCAGCGCGTTCCGGCGGGAACCCGTCGGCAGGTGGCGCTGCAACTCGGCACCCTCTACACCAGCGCGCCGGTCACGCTGCCGGTGCACGTCGTGCACGGGCGCCGTCCGGGGCCGGTGCTCTTCGTTTCGGCCGCGCTGCACGGCGACGAGATCAATGGCATCGAAATCATCCGCCGCGTGCTGGAGCTGCCGGCGCTGAAGCAGATGGCCGGTACGCTGCTGGCGGTGCCGGTGGTCAACGTGCTCGGTTTCCTGCAGCGCACGCGCTATCTGCCGGACCGGCGCGACCTCAACCGCAGCTTCCCGGGTTCGGCCTCCGGCTCGCTGGCCGCGCGCATGGCGAACCGCTTCATCACCGAGGTCGTCGACCGCGCCGATGCCGGCATCGATCTGCATACCGGCGCGCTGCAGCGCCCGAACCTGCCGCAGATCCGCGCCGATCTATCCAACGAGCGCACCGCGACCCTGGCCAAGGCCTTCGGTGCGCCGCTGCTGCTGGATTCGGCACCGGCGGCGGGCACGCTGCGCGAGTACACCACCGCCCAGCACAAGCCGGTGTTGCTCTACGAGGCCGGCGAGGCGCTGCGCTTCGACGAGGTGGCCATCCGCCTCGGCGTGCGCGGCGTCATGAACGTGCTGCGCGAGATGCGCATGCTGCGCGCGCACGCCCGGCGGGCTTTGCCCGTGCAGCCCGTGGTGGCGCACAGCAGCAGCTGGGTGCGCGCGCCGGTATCGGGGGTGCTGCGCGCGCAGACCGATCTGGGCCGGGCCGTGGCCGAGGGCGAGCGCATCGGCTGGATCGGCGACCCGGTCGGTGGCGTCGATACGCCTGTGCTGGCGCACTCGGACGGCATCGTCATCGGTCGCGTCAGTCTGCCGCTCTGCTACGAGGGGGACGCGCTCTTCCACATTGCACGGCTGGAGTACCCCAAGGCAGCCGAATCGGCGGTGACGCTGGCACGCCGGCTGGCCGCTGCCATGCCGGGCGCTCGGGCGCGTTTCGACTGA
- a CDS encoding Na(+)-translocating NADH-quinone reductase subunit A, whose protein sequence is MEKHRVKLKKGLDLQLAGKPEQRIDKAPRVSSVAVIGPDYVGLKPSMSVEEGDRVKLGQPLFEDKKNPGVVVTAPASGTVRAVNRGARRVLQSVVIDIDGDDAVTFDAIDAGRLDSADPQALRDTLVASGQWTALRTRPFGKIPAVDAEASAIFVNAIDTNPLSADPQVVIGDQPELFKAGLKALLRLTEGPVYVCVAPGADIPVPESDRIRVAEFAGPHPAGLPSTHMHFLHPVTVEKPNWHIGPQDVIAVGALLTTGRIRTERVVALGGSVVSKPRLLRTRLGASIDDLMRGELRDMDARAISGSVWNGRRAAGWAAFLGRYNTQVSVLPEGHQRRLFGWLNPFGERYSVTRAYVSAITARNRDFDLNTSTNGSPRAMVPIGNYEKVMPLDIVATPLLRSLIVRDTDTAQGLGALELIEEDVSLMSFVCVGKYDFGPHLRASLDLIERDG, encoded by the coding sequence GTGGAAAAGCATCGCGTCAAACTGAAGAAGGGTCTGGACTTGCAGCTGGCCGGCAAGCCCGAGCAGCGCATCGACAAGGCGCCGCGGGTGTCGTCGGTGGCCGTGATCGGGCCCGATTACGTCGGTCTGAAGCCGAGCATGTCGGTCGAGGAGGGCGATCGGGTCAAGCTCGGCCAGCCACTCTTCGAGGACAAGAAGAATCCCGGCGTGGTCGTCACGGCCCCGGCCAGCGGCACGGTGCGCGCGGTCAATCGCGGCGCCCGGCGCGTGCTGCAGTCGGTGGTCATCGATATCGATGGCGACGACGCCGTTACCTTCGACGCCATCGATGCGGGGCGTCTGGACAGCGCCGACCCGCAGGCGCTGCGCGACACGTTGGTGGCTTCCGGCCAGTGGACGGCGCTGCGCACGCGACCCTTCGGCAAGATCCCGGCCGTCGACGCCGAGGCCTCTGCGATTTTCGTCAACGCCATCGACACGAATCCGCTGTCGGCGGATCCGCAGGTGGTCATCGGCGACCAGCCGGAGCTGTTCAAGGCCGGCCTGAAGGCGCTGCTGCGCCTGACCGAGGGGCCGGTCTACGTCTGCGTAGCGCCCGGCGCCGATATCCCGGTGCCGGAATCGGATCGCATCCGCGTGGCGGAGTTCGCCGGCCCGCATCCGGCAGGCCTGCCCAGCACGCACATGCACTTCCTGCACCCGGTGACCGTCGAGAAGCCGAACTGGCATATCGGTCCGCAGGACGTGATCGCCGTTGGCGCGCTGCTCACGACGGGCCGCATCCGCACCGAGCGCGTCGTGGCGCTGGGCGGTTCGGTGGTGTCGAAGCCGCGCCTGCTGCGCACGCGCCTGGGTGCGTCCATCGATGACCTCATGCGCGGCGAGTTGCGCGATATGGATGCGCGCGCCATCTCGGGCTCGGTCTGGAACGGCCGGCGCGCGGCCGGTTGGGCAGCCTTTCTCGGTCGCTACAATACGCAGGTGAGCGTGTTGCCGGAAGGGCACCAGCGCCGGCTCTTCGGCTGGCTGAACCCCTTCGGCGAGCGCTATTCGGTGACGCGCGCCTATGTCTCGGCGATCACCGCGCGCAATCGCGATTTCGACCTGAATACCTCCACCAACGGCTCGCCGCGCGCCATGGTGCCCATCGGCAACTACGAAAAGGTTATGCCGCTGGACATCGTGGCAACGCCGCTGTTGCGCTCACTGATCGTGCGGGACACTGATACGGCCCAGGGCCTCGGTGCCCTGGAACTGATCGAGGAGGACGTCTCGCTGATGTCCTTCGTCTGCGTCGGCAAGTACGACTTCGGCCCGCATCTGCGCGCCAGTCTCGACCTCATCGAAAGGGACGGCTAG
- a CDS encoding NADH:ubiquinone reductase (Na(+)-transporting) subunit B: MAQKGLRGFLDRMHPLFAKGGKFEKYYALYEMVDTFFYSPGDVTRGAPHVRDGIDLKRTMIYVWLATFPVILMGSWNVGFQANQALAAMGVDQVDSWRHLFIAPFGYDASSHLANVIHGLTYWLPIYMVTFIVGGMWEVIFAGVRNHEVNEGFFVTSILFSLILAPTTPLWQVALGISFGVVIGKEIFGGTGKNFLNPALVGRAFLYFAYPAQQSGDAVWVAADGYTQATALSMASENGVAGITDGGISWMQTFVGSIPGSVGEVSTIAILIGGAFLVYTGIANYRIIFGMFAGMIATTLLFNVIGGGAYMEVPWYWHFTMGGFAFGAVFMATDPVSSSHTNVGRWIFGALCGFMTVLIRVVNPAFPEGVMLAILFGNIFAPLIDHFVIKANMKRRERRTLAAA; encoded by the coding sequence ATGGCACAGAAGGGACTCCGCGGCTTTCTGGATCGCATGCACCCGCTTTTCGCCAAGGGCGGAAAGTTCGAGAAGTATTACGCCCTCTACGAGATGGTGGATACCTTCTTCTATTCGCCCGGGGATGTGACCCGCGGCGCGCCGCACGTGCGCGACGGCATCGACCTCAAGCGCACGATGATCTACGTGTGGCTGGCGACCTTCCCGGTCATTCTCATGGGCTCGTGGAATGTCGGCTTCCAGGCCAATCAGGCGCTGGCGGCGATGGGCGTCGATCAGGTCGACAGCTGGCGTCACCTCTTCATCGCGCCCTTCGGCTACGACGCTTCGAGCCACCTGGCCAATGTCATCCACGGCCTGACGTATTGGTTACCGATCTACATGGTGACCTTCATCGTCGGCGGCATGTGGGAGGTGATTTTCGCCGGGGTGCGCAATCACGAGGTCAACGAGGGCTTCTTCGTTACCTCGATCCTGTTCTCGCTGATCCTGGCGCCGACCACGCCGCTCTGGCAGGTGGCATTGGGTATCAGCTTCGGCGTCGTTATTGGCAAGGAAATCTTCGGCGGCACCGGCAAGAACTTCCTGAATCCGGCGCTGGTTGGCCGTGCCTTTCTCTATTTCGCCTATCCGGCGCAGCAGTCCGGTGACGCGGTATGGGTGGCTGCGGACGGCTATACCCAGGCCACTGCGCTGTCCATGGCTTCAGAGAACGGCGTCGCTGGCATCACCGATGGCGGCATCAGCTGGATGCAGACCTTCGTCGGCAGCATTCCGGGCTCGGTGGGTGAGGTTTCCACCATCGCCATCCTTATCGGCGGTGCCTTCCTGGTGTACACGGGAATCGCCAACTACCGGATCATCTTCGGCATGTTCGCTGGCATGATCGCTACGACGTTGCTCTTCAATGTGATCGGTGGCGGTGCCTATATGGAGGTGCCCTGGTACTGGCACTTCACGATGGGCGGCTTCGCCTTCGGCGCGGTCTTCATGGCGACCGACCCGGTATCCTCGTCCCATACCAATGTAGGTCGCTGGATCTTCGGCGCGCTCTGCGGCTTCATGACCGTGCTGATCCGAGTGGTCAACCCGGCCTTCCCCGAAGGTGTGATGCTGGCCATCCTCTTCGGCAATATCTTTGCCCCGCTCATCGATCACTTCGTCATCAAGGCGAACATGAAGCGGCGTGAACGGCGCACCCTGGCGGCTGCCTGA
- a CDS encoding Na(+)-translocating NADH-quinone reductase subunit C yields MNKDSTSYIFIMAIVLCMTCAIVVAGAAVSLRPAQEKNRLLDQRANVLQVVDLYERGMDVNAVFEERIETLVIDLQTGEEVGGVDPAKYDMFAAAKESGSNVALSGAEDIAGIGAIPKKAIVYVVRDENGDVRNYVFPANGYGLWSTMYAYVALEPDANTIAGVTFYDHGETPGLGGEVDNAKWREQWEGKKVYDDGEPAFRLVKGGIDPQRPGSEHKVDALSGATLTSNGVSNLMRFWFSERGYKPFIEREARS; encoded by the coding sequence ATGAATAAGGATTCCACGAGCTACATCTTCATTATGGCCATCGTGCTGTGCATGACCTGCGCGATCGTCGTTGCAGGGGCAGCGGTGTCGCTGCGCCCGGCACAGGAAAAGAACCGGCTGCTCGATCAGCGCGCGAATGTGTTGCAGGTGGTCGATCTCTACGAACGGGGCATGGACGTTAATGCGGTCTTCGAGGAGCGCATTGAGACGCTAGTGATCGATCTGCAGACCGGTGAGGAAGTCGGTGGCGTCGATCCGGCGAAGTACGACATGTTTGCTGCCGCCAAGGAGTCCGGCTCGAATGTCGCGCTATCCGGCGCCGAGGACATCGCAGGCATCGGCGCAATCCCGAAGAAGGCCATCGTCTATGTCGTGCGCGACGAGAACGGTGATGTGCGCAACTACGTCTTCCCGGCGAACGGCTACGGGCTGTGGTCCACCATGTACGCCTACGTGGCGCTGGAGCCCGATGCCAACACCATCGCCGGCGTCACCTTCTACGACCACGGCGAGACGCCGGGGCTCGGCGGCGAGGTGGACAACGCCAAGTGGCGCGAACAATGGGAAGGCAAGAAGGTCTATGACGACGGCGAGCCGGCATTCCGTCTCGTCAAGGGCGGAATCGACCCGCAGCGTCCGGGCTCGGAGCACAAGGTGGATGCGCTATCGGGCGCTACGTTGACCTCCAATGGGGTCAGCAACCTCATGCGCTTCTGGTTCTCCGAGCGCGGCTACAAACCCTTCATCGAGCGCGAAGCGCGGAGCTGA
- a CDS encoding NADH:ubiquinone reductase (Na(+)-transporting) subunit D, protein MAGNLKELVKEPVFDNNPIILQVLGICSALAVTSKLETSLTMAAAFTAVCCLSSFFISFVRNITPNNIRIIVQMTIISSLVVVADQVLKAYLYDIARQLSVFVGLIITNCIILGRAEGFAMKNPPIPSFLDALGNSLGYSFILVAVGVVRELFGSGSLMGVQIFTLASEGGWYVSNGLLLLPPSAFFLIGFLIWGVRTWKPEQVEKPDYQIHQVHRTEVL, encoded by the coding sequence ATGGCAGGGAATCTCAAGGAACTGGTCAAGGAACCGGTCTTCGACAACAACCCGATCATCCTGCAGGTGCTGGGCATCTGCTCGGCACTGGCGGTGACCTCGAAGCTGGAGACCTCGTTGACGATGGCGGCTGCCTTCACGGCCGTCTGCTGCCTGTCGAGCTTCTTCATCAGCTTCGTCCGCAACATCACACCGAACAACATCCGCATCATCGTGCAGATGACCATCATTTCCTCGCTGGTGGTCGTCGCCGACCAGGTGCTCAAGGCCTATCTCTACGACATCGCACGACAGTTGTCGGTCTTCGTCGGCCTGATCATCACGAACTGCATCATCCTCGGCCGTGCCGAGGGTTTCGCGATGAAGAACCCGCCGATTCCCAGCTTCCTCGACGCGTTGGGCAACTCGCTCGGCTACAGCTTCATCCTGGTGGCGGTTGGCGTCGTTCGCGAGCTCTTCGGCTCGGGCTCTCTGATGGGCGTGCAGATCTTCACGCTGGCCAGTGAAGGGGGCTGGTATGTCAGCAATGGCCTGCTGCTTCTGCCGCCCTCGGCCTTCTTCCTGATCGGTTTCCTGATCTGGGGTGTACGCACCTGGAAGCCCGAGCAGGTCGAGAAGCCGGATTACCAGATCCATCAGGTGCACCGCACCGAAGTGCTTTAG
- the nqrE gene encoding NADH:ubiquinone reductase (Na(+)-transporting) subunit E, with the protein MELVNLAIRSIFVENLALAFFLGMCTFLAISKKIETALGLGIAVIAVQAITVPANNLVYQYLLKDGALAWAGLPEVDLSFLGLISYIGIIAAMVQLLEMFLDKYVPALYNALGVFLPLITVNCAILGGTLFMVERDYNLAEATVYGAASGAGWALAIVALAGVREKLKYSDVPDGLQGLGITFMTVGLLSLGFMAFSGIQI; encoded by the coding sequence ATGGAACTCGTCAATCTCGCCATTCGCTCGATCTTCGTCGAGAATCTCGCCCTTGCCTTCTTCCTGGGCATGTGCACCTTCCTCGCCATCTCGAAGAAGATCGAGACGGCGCTGGGCCTCGGCATCGCGGTGATCGCCGTGCAGGCCATCACCGTGCCGGCGAACAACCTCGTCTATCAGTACCTGCTCAAGGACGGCGCTTTGGCCTGGGCCGGCCTGCCGGAAGTCGATCTGTCATTCCTCGGGCTGATCTCCTACATCGGGATCATCGCCGCGATGGTGCAGCTGCTCGAGATGTTCCTCGACAAGTATGTGCCTGCCCTCTACAACGCCCTCGGCGTCTTCCTGCCATTGATTACAGTGAATTGCGCGATCCTTGGCGGCACGCTGTTCATGGTGGAGCGGGACTACAACCTCGCCGAAGCGACGGTCTACGGAGCCGCGTCGGGTGCCGGCTGGGCACTCGCTATCGTCGCGCTCGCCGGCGTGCGCGAGAAGCTGAAGTATTCGGATGTCCCCGATGGCCTGCAGGGCCTGGGCATCACATTCATGACGGTAGGCCTGTTGTCGCTCGGCTTCATGGCCTTCTCCGGCATCCAGATCTAG
- the nqrF gene encoding NADH:ubiquinone reductase (Na(+)-transporting) subunit F, with the protein MLEVVLGVGFFTGIVLVLVSVILLARSKLVPQGNVTIDINGEKQLSVPTGGKLLGTLAENGLFVPSACGGGGTCAQCRVKIFEGGGAILPTEEGHINKREARDGDRLSCQVTVKQDMKIQVPEEVFGVRKWECTVKSNHNVATFIKELVLELPEGENVDFRAGGYIQIEAPPHEVHFKNFEIEERFQPDWDKFNVWQHISKVHEPVMRAYSMANYPEERGLIMLNVRIALPPPRQPDLPPGAMSSYIFGLKPGDNVTISGPFGEFFARETDKEMIFVGGGAGMAPMRSHIFDQLRRIKTDRKMSFWYGARSKNEMFYVEDFNMLAEENDNFDWHVALSEPLPEDNWDGPTGFIHEVLYENYLKDHKAPEDCEFYLCGPPMMNAAMIKMLLDLGVEREDIMLDDFGG; encoded by the coding sequence ATGTTGGAAGTCGTTCTCGGCGTGGGATTCTTCACCGGTATCGTGCTGGTGCTGGTGAGCGTGATCCTGCTCGCCCGCTCCAAGCTGGTGCCACAGGGCAACGTCACCATCGATATCAACGGCGAGAAGCAACTGTCGGTGCCCACCGGCGGCAAGCTGCTCGGCACGCTGGCCGAGAATGGCCTCTTCGTGCCCTCGGCCTGCGGCGGTGGCGGCACCTGCGCGCAGTGCCGCGTCAAGATCTTCGAGGGCGGCGGCGCCATCCTTCCCACCGAGGAAGGGCACATCAACAAGCGCGAGGCCCGCGATGGGGATCGTCTCTCCTGTCAGGTGACCGTCAAGCAGGACATGAAGATTCAGGTGCCGGAAGAAGTCTTCGGCGTCCGCAAGTGGGAGTGCACGGTCAAGTCGAACCACAACGTCGCCACCTTCATCAAGGAGCTCGTGCTGGAGCTGCCCGAGGGCGAGAACGTCGATTTCCGCGCCGGCGGCTACATCCAGATCGAGGCGCCGCCGCACGAGGTGCATTTCAAGAACTTCGAGATCGAGGAGCGCTTCCAGCCTGACTGGGACAAGTTCAACGTCTGGCAGCACATTTCCAAGGTCCACGAGCCAGTGATGCGCGCCTATTCGATGGCGAATTATCCGGAAGAGCGCGGACTCATCATGCTCAACGTCCGCATCGCGCTGCCGCCGCCGCGCCAGCCCGATTTGCCGCCTGGCGCGATGTCGAGCTATATCTTCGGCCTGAAGCCGGGCGACAACGTCACCATTTCGGGCCCCTTCGGCGAATTCTTCGCGCGAGAGACGGACAAGGAGATGATCTTCGTCGGTGGTGGCGCCGGCATGGCGCCCATGCGCAGTCACATCTTCGACCAGCTCCGCCGCATCAAGACCGACCGCAAGATGAGTTTCTGGTACGGCGCGCGCTCGAAGAACGAGATGTTCTACGTCGAGGATTTCAACATGCTCGCCGAAGAGAACGACAACTTCGATTGGCATGTCGCGCTCTCGGAGCCGCTGCCCGAGGACAACTGGGACGGACCCACCGGCTTCATCCATGAGGTGCTCTACGAGAACTACCTCAAGGACCACAAGGCGCCGGAGGACTGCGAGTTCTATCTGTGCGGCCCGCCCATGATGAATGCGGCGATGATCAAGATGCTGCTGGATCTCGGTGTCGAGCGCGAGGACATCATGCTCGACGACTTCGGCGGCTGA
- the nqrM gene encoding (Na+)-NQR maturation NqrM, with translation MSDIVLFLVTFAVLAVTFGGLALGLVQNKPLKGSCGGLSNVTGERCGFCGADSADRCEAPADAER, from the coding sequence ATGAGCGATATCGTCCTCTTCCTCGTCACTTTTGCGGTTCTGGCTGTCACCTTCGGCGGACTGGCACTGGGGCTGGTGCAGAACAAGCCCCTCAAGGGCAGCTGCGGCGGCCTGTCGAATGTCACGGGTGAGCGCTGCGGCTTCTGCGGCGCCGATAGCGCCGACCGTTGCGAGGCTCCGGCCGACGCCGAGCGCTGA
- a CDS encoding CBS domain-containing protein, whose product MRTSLDKIRVQDYMSASLLTFTPETDVLAAINSLIEKGVSGAPVLDKLGNLVGMLSEKDCMRLALNAGYHGDLGGRVGDFMSPKVITVDADTSILEVARMFQEAPFKRYPVVSDNRLVGSISRSDVLRAIDALRGNFPV is encoded by the coding sequence GTGCGGACATCGCTCGACAAGATCCGCGTTCAGGACTACATGAGCGCGAGCCTGCTGACCTTCACACCGGAAACCGACGTGTTGGCCGCCATCAACTCGTTGATTGAGAAAGGCGTATCCGGCGCGCCAGTGCTCGACAAGCTCGGCAATCTCGTCGGCATGCTCTCCGAGAAGGATTGCATGCGGCTGGCGTTGAATGCCGGCTACCACGGCGATCTTGGCGGCCGCGTTGGCGACTTCATGTCCCCAAAGGTGATTACGGTCGACGCCGATACCAGCATTCTCGAAGTTGCGCGCATGTTTCAGGAGGCGCCCTTCAAGCGCTACCCGGTGGTTTCCGATAACCGCCTGGTCGGCAGCATCAGCCGCTCGGACGTGCTGCGCGCCATCGACGCGCTGCGTGGCAACTTCCCCGTCTGA
- a CDS encoding NAD-dependent epimerase/dehydratase family protein, whose translation MSDSALERPTVLVTGAAGSLARRVIARLHGSCRLIAADFRHRVDTDSGIASYKVDVQSGGFEGIFRRHSIDAVLHLGRIFPHQSTRLHRYNANVLGTRRLLELCLKYDLSQVLIHSTYYVYGASPYNPALLTEDSPLKASEITQDLIDAVELENLAQIWLWKHPEIRLGILRPCNILGPGVRNSMSLLMARRIAPTVAGHSPMMQFLHVDDMAKAVVRAYEGGAHGVFNVAPDRYLPYQRALQLAGCRRLLVPPVPPQAAGLLSRALNWGAFFPPYLVNYFKYPVLLDGSLFAQRFGWRPEQPAKDVLAYYRLRKQRGS comes from the coding sequence TTGAGCGACAGTGCTTTGGAGCGCCCAACGGTACTCGTGACCGGCGCCGCGGGCTCGCTGGCACGGCGCGTTATCGCGCGCCTCCACGGCAGCTGCCGGTTGATCGCCGCCGACTTCCGCCACCGCGTCGATACTGACTCCGGCATTGCCAGCTACAAGGTGGACGTGCAATCGGGCGGCTTCGAGGGCATTTTTCGCCGCCACAGCATCGACGCAGTGCTGCACCTGGGCCGCATCTTCCCGCATCAGTCGACGCGCCTGCATCGCTACAACGCCAACGTTCTGGGTACTCGGCGGTTGCTGGAGCTATGCCTGAAGTACGACCTGTCGCAGGTGCTGATCCATTCGACCTACTACGTCTATGGTGCCAGCCCCTACAACCCGGCGCTGCTGACGGAGGACTCGCCACTGAAGGCGAGCGAGATCACCCAGGACCTCATAGATGCGGTCGAGCTGGAAAACCTCGCTCAGATCTGGCTGTGGAAGCACCCGGAGATTCGCCTGGGCATCCTGCGCCCATGCAATATTCTCGGCCCCGGTGTACGCAACAGCATGTCCCTGCTCATGGCACGGCGCATTGCTCCGACCGTTGCCGGGCATTCTCCGATGATGCAGTTCCTGCATGTCGACGACATGGCGAAAGCCGTTGTCCGTGCTTACGAAGGCGGTGCCCACGGTGTCTTCAATGTGGCGCCGGATCGCTACCTGCCCTATCAGCGGGCCTTGCAGCTGGCCGGCTGCCGTCGGCTCCTGGTACCTCCCGTGCCGCCGCAGGCCGCGGGCCTGCTAAGCCGGGCCTTGAACTGGGGGGCTTTCTTTCCGCCCTATCTCGTCAACTATTTCAAGTATCCAGTCCTGCTCGACGGCAGCCTCTTCGCCCAACGCTTCGGTTGGCGGCCGGAGCAGCCCGCCAAGGATGTCCTCGCCTACTATCGCTTGCGCAAGCAGCGCGGTAGCTGA
- a CDS encoding Dps family protein: MDIDIGISEEKRKTIAGGLCRLLADEYTLYLKTHNFHWNVTGPMFTTLHQMFEQHYTEAATAVDEVAERIRTLGERAPGSYKEFDELATVREETKQVDAMEMVRQLVKDHETVAKTARSVFKEAEEVSDEPSADLLTQRMQLHEKTAWMLRSLLD; this comes from the coding sequence ATGGATATCGATATCGGCATCAGCGAGGAAAAGCGGAAGACCATCGCCGGTGGTCTGTGCCGCCTGCTCGCCGACGAGTACACCCTTTATCTGAAGACACACAACTTCCACTGGAACGTGACGGGGCCGATGTTCACGACCCTTCACCAGATGTTCGAGCAGCACTACACCGAGGCCGCGACTGCGGTCGACGAGGTCGCGGAGCGCATTCGCACCCTCGGCGAGCGCGCGCCCGGCAGCTACAAGGAGTTCGACGAGCTGGCCACGGTCCGCGAGGAAACCAAGCAGGTTGACGCCATGGAGATGGTGCGCCAGCTCGTCAAGGACCACGAAACCGTCGCCAAGACCGCGCGCTCCGTCTTCAAGGAGGCCGAGGAAGTGAGTGACGAGCCCTCCGCCGATCTGCTGACGCAGCGCATGCAGCTGCACGAAAAGACCGCGTGGATGCTGCGCAGCCTGCTCGACTAG
- a CDS encoding oligopeptide/dipeptide ABC transporter ATP-binding protein yields the protein MAVRKLRAVYGRDLVAVDDVSLDIRPGEIVGLVGESGCGKSSLARCLAGLRAPDRGAVILNGEQLGRRGMRRNQRRAVQMVFQDPTASLDPRMRVNKLLAEPLRALCPELDRHQRRERIAATLEAVGLDPAHGQRFAHSFSGGQAQRIAIARALVVEPDLLICDEPLSALDVSVQAQILNLLRDLRARRGMAMLFISHDLAVVRQLCDRLLVMYLGRLVEQGATADLIDRPAHPYTRALLSCVPRVVAAAEPQILLEGELPDPRARPSGCVFRTRCPMADGICAEREPDWHRQEHGGYSACHFAARHASPMTARAMR from the coding sequence ATGGCGGTGCGCAAGCTGCGCGCCGTCTACGGCCGTGATCTGGTCGCCGTCGACGACGTCAGCCTGGACATCCGTCCGGGCGAGATCGTCGGCCTCGTCGGCGAATCCGGTTGCGGCAAGTCGAGCCTCGCGCGCTGCCTGGCGGGTCTGCGTGCGCCGGACCGCGGTGCGGTCATTCTCAATGGCGAGCAGCTCGGCCGCCGCGGCATGCGCCGGAACCAGCGCCGCGCCGTGCAGATGGTCTTCCAGGATCCGACGGCCAGCCTGGATCCGCGCATGCGGGTTAACAAGTTGCTGGCCGAGCCGCTGCGCGCGCTCTGCCCGGAACTGGACCGTCACCAGCGTCGTGAGCGCATTGCGGCAACGCTGGAGGCCGTCGGGCTCGATCCGGCGCACGGCCAGCGCTTCGCGCACAGCTTTTCCGGCGGTCAGGCGCAGCGCATCGCGATCGCGCGGGCACTGGTTGTAGAGCCCGACCTGCTGATCTGCGATGAGCCATTGTCGGCGCTGGACGTCTCCGTACAGGCGCAGATTCTGAACCTGCTGCGCGACCTCCGCGCCCGGCGGGGCATGGCCATGCTTTTTATCAGCCATGATCTCGCCGTCGTCCGGCAGCTATGCGACCGCCTGCTCGTGATGTATCTGGGCCGCCTCGTCGAGCAGGGCGCCACGGCCGATCTGATCGACCGACCGGCACATCCCTATACGCGCGCCCTGCTGTCCTGCGTGCCGCGTGTCGTCGCCGCCGCCGAGCCGCAGATCCTGCTCGAAGGGGAGCTGCCCGATCCCCGGGCGCGGCCTTCGGGCTGCGTCTTTCGCACGCGCTGCCCCATGGCCGACGGCATCTGTGCTGAGCGAGAACCCGATTGGCACCGACAGGAGCACGGTGGTTATTCGGCCTGCCATTTCGCCGCCCGTCACGCCAGTCCGATGACCGCGCGGGCGATGCGCTGA